The proteins below come from a single Balaenoptera musculus isolate JJ_BM4_2016_0621 chromosome 1, mBalMus1.pri.v3, whole genome shotgun sequence genomic window:
- the LOC118883383 gene encoding LOW QUALITY PROTEIN: suppressor of cytokine signaling 5-like (The sequence of the model RefSeq protein was modified relative to this genomic sequence to represent the inferred CDS: deleted 1 base in 1 codon; substituted 2 bases at 2 genomic stop codons), which produces MDKVGKMWNNFKYRCQNLFSHEGGSRSENVDMNSNRCLSVRDKNICIGDSAPQQQSSPLRENVALQLGLSPSKNSSRRNQNCATEIPQIVEISIEKDNDSCVTPGTRLARRDSYSXHAPWGEKKKHSCSTKTQSSLDTDKKFGRTRSGLQRRERRYGVSSVHDMDSVSNRAVGSRSLRQRLQDTVGLCFPMRTYNKQSKPLFSNKRKIHLSELMLEKCPFPAGSDLAPKWHLIKXHTAPVSPHSTFFDTFDPSLVSTEDEEDRLQERSRLSIEEGVDHPPNAQIHTFEATAQVNPLYKLGPKLAPGMTEINGDNSAIPQANCDSEEDTATLCLQSRRQKQRQVSGDSHAHVSRQGAWKVHTQIDYIHCLVPDLLQITGNPCYWGVMDRYEAEALLEGKPEGTFLLRDSAQEDYLFSVSFRRYNRSLHARIEQWNHNFSFDAHDPCVFHSSTVTGLLEHYKDPSSCMFFEPLLTISLNRTFPFSLQYICRAVICRCTTYDGIDGLPLPSMLQDFLKEYHYKQKVRVRWLEREPVKAK; this is translated from the exons ATGGATAAAGTGGGGAAAATGTGGAATAACTTCAAATACAGGTGTCAGAATCTCTTCAGTCATGAGGGAGGAAGCCGTAGTGAAAATGTGGATATGAACTCCAACAGATGTTTGTCTGTCAGAGACAAAAACATCTGTATAGGAGACTCAGCTCCTCAGCAACAAAGCAGTCCCTTAAGAGAAAATGTTGCCTTACAACTGGGGTTAAGCCCTTCAAAGAATTCTTCGAGGAGAAACCAAAACTGTGCCACTGAAATTCCTCAGATTGTTGAAATAAGCATTGAAAAGGATAATGACTCATGTGTCACCCCAGGAACAAGACTTGCAAGAAGAGATTCCTACTCTTGACATGCTCCTTGGGGTGAGAAGAAGAAACATTCCTGTTCTACAAAGACACAGAGTTCACTGGATACTGATAAAAAGTTTGGTAGAACTCGAAGTGGACTTCAAAGGAGAGAGAGGCGATACGGTGTAAGCTCTGTGCACGACATGGACAGCGTTTCCAACAGAGCCGTAGGAAGTCGCTCTCTGAGACAGAGGTTGCAGGATACTGTGGGCTTGTGTTTTCCCATGAGAACTTACAACAAGCAGTCAAAGCCCCTCttttctaataaaagaaaaatacaccttTCTGAATTAATGCTTGAGAAATGCCCTTTTCCTGCTGGCTCGGATTTGGCCCCAAAATGGCATTTGATTAAATAGCATACAGCCCCTGTGAGCCCACATTCAACATTTTTTGATACATTTGATCCATCCTTGGTTTCTACAGAAGATGAAGAAGATAGGCTTCAAGAGAGAAGTCGGCTTAGTATTGAAGAAGGGGTTGACCACCCTCCCAATGCACAAATACATACGTTTGAAGCCACTGCACAGGTTAACCCGTTATATAAACTGGGACCAAAGTTAGCTCCTGGAATGACTGAAATAAATGGGGACAATTCTGCAATTCCACAAGCTAACTGTGACTCTGAAGAGGACACAGCCACGCTATGTTTGCAGTCACGGAGGCAGAAGCAACGTCAGGTATCTGGAGACAGCCATGCCCACGTTAGCAGACAGGGAGCTTGGAAAGTCCATACACAGATTGATTACATACACTGCCTCGTGCCGGATTTGCTTCAGATCACAGGTAATCCCTGTTACTGGGGAGTGATGGACCGTTACGAAGCAGAAGCCCTTCTGGAAGGGAAACCTGAAGGTACATTTTTGCTTAGGGACTCTGCGCAGGAGGACTACCTCTTCTCTGTGAGCTTCCGTCGCTACAACAGATCCCTGCATGCCCGAATTGAACAGTGGAATCACAACTTTAGTTTTGATGCTCATGACCCGTGTGTGTTTCACTCCTCCACTGTAACAGGACTTTTGGAACATTACAAAGACCCCAGTTCTTGCATGTTTTTTGAACCATTGCTTACGATATCACTAAATAGGACTTTCCCTTTTAGCCTGCAGTACATCTGCCGTGCAGTCATCTGCAGATGCACTACGTATGATGGAATTGATGGGCTCCCTTTACCGTCAATGttacaggat tttttaaaagagtatcaTTATAAACAAAAAGTTAGAGTTCGCTGGCTAGAACGAGAACCAGTCAAGGCAAAGTAA